One window of Chamaesiphon minutus PCC 6605 genomic DNA carries:
- a CDS encoding MGMT family protein, translating into MAARSSNYAKIYAVVKRIPSGKVLTYGQVADLAGLYGKARLVGYALFQVDIASDIPWQRVVNAKGEISYSIARCGGDYLQKNLLESEGVEFQREDRIDLKKYRWQPPINLIDDGGDEL; encoded by the coding sequence ATGGCAGCTCGCTCTTCCAATTACGCCAAAATCTATGCCGTCGTCAAGCGAATTCCCAGTGGTAAAGTGCTCACTTATGGGCAAGTTGCCGACTTGGCGGGGTTATATGGTAAAGCGCGGTTGGTAGGTTACGCGCTATTTCAGGTAGACATTGCCTCCGATATTCCCTGGCAACGAGTTGTCAACGCCAAGGGCGAAATTTCTTACTCCATAGCGCGCTGTGGCGGCGACTATCTACAGAAGAATTTATTAGAAAGTGAAGGTGTCGAATTTCAGCGCGAGGATCGGATCGATCTCAAAAAATATCGCTGGCAACCGCCGATAAATTTAATAGACGATGGTGGCGACGAACTCTAA
- a CDS encoding YaaW family protein, with product MDELRTALELATEDELQQLTRILFSRKFNPLDYVRTPDLVEIQSQERDIWLDSIEDRFRFLAADGITVLQGRTHAVSYRQTLVQVCRYLKIPYSNQLSTTDLEAEVFLHLMGKSWHKLPSGDRDALTLRVQKSLANTRFDQPLPAHIQHDPIKLILKGSSAIAVSSVLKPLVLHQIARQFAFHFASYEVAKQTLIRGGLAATSQLQSYISLYMAKRGMMLSATQQVAVRGVFTILGPAMWGWFFADLGWRSISTNYGRIIPTIVALAQIRLTRSSDWDLAYC from the coding sequence TTGGATGAGCTACGAACGGCTTTAGAATTGGCGACAGAAGACGAGCTACAACAATTGACCAGGATTCTCTTTAGCCGTAAGTTCAATCCTTTAGACTACGTGCGCACCCCAGACTTAGTAGAAATTCAGAGTCAGGAGCGAGATATCTGGTTAGACTCGATCGAAGATCGCTTTCGCTTTTTGGCAGCAGATGGAATTACTGTCTTGCAGGGACGGACTCATGCTGTCAGTTACCGTCAGACGTTGGTACAGGTATGTAGATATCTCAAAATTCCTTATTCCAATCAGCTCAGTACCACCGATTTAGAAGCGGAAGTCTTTTTGCATCTAATGGGTAAAAGTTGGCATAAGTTACCGTCTGGAGATCGCGATGCGCTGACGCTTAGAGTTCAAAAATCTCTGGCAAATACCCGTTTCGACCAGCCTTTACCCGCACACATTCAGCACGACCCAATTAAACTAATTTTAAAGGGAAGTAGCGCGATCGCGGTTAGTTCGGTGCTCAAACCATTAGTACTACATCAAATTGCCCGTCAATTTGCGTTTCACTTTGCCAGCTACGAAGTTGCCAAACAAACCCTAATTCGGGGTGGATTGGCCGCTACCAGCCAGTTGCAAAGTTATATCTCACTTTATATGGCCAAACGCGGCATGATGCTTTCAGCAACCCAGCAGGTGGCTGTACGTGGCGTGTTTACCATTTTAGGGCCAGCCATGTGGGGCTGGTTTTTTGCAGATCTCGGCTGGCGATCGATTTCGACTAATTATGGGAGAATTATCCCGACGATTGTTGCCTTAGCTCAGATTCGATTGACTCGATCGAGCGACTGGGATTTAGCTTATTGTTAA
- the sbcC gene encoding exonuclease subunit SbcC, with the protein MIPLQLSLKNFLSYSEASLDFTGLHTACICGANGAGKSSLLEGITWAIWGECRAVSEDDAISNGAMDVRVDFTFMMHGETCRIIRSRQRDSTGGLEFQIQTSGGQFRTLTQKGIRSTQALIDDYLKIDYDTFINSAYLRQGKADEFMLKKPTDRKQILADLLKLDRYEQLADRAKDTAKQFKLQAEVLTENLAEAEVQLAQIDGITQQRDEVKVEIDRLQQLQVIEEQELESFKTIARQRETWQQQLGWEQKRDRELIQAATQIQADLQLLNTDKNRLDSLLIRSDEISGAYQAYLSLQQQLAVLDRQFDTYQQSQIKQQQLQQQLERQTQELQLTLGRSQAELALVIQQQQELATTLATAGDVTKAIAQLQSFRQRVTELDRLQAEVLPLQQERVILIGKIDREAAKIQAKLNELILREQQIKVKTNERQQLIDRLTLLDTQITELDNKKVYQKRIEEKGLVKKENIQRLDADVRNYQKQLVELDRKLELLEVPDASCPVCEQPLDENHREHVLTSAKSERENIDRQISASQEEYSLYVREREDLIAQYKQLNRELAGSENLREQRGKLQAQLDSIAELQVNLEEIAIEKSQIELAIESRIYARELQTELAGLLIQLEETNYSEQSHALARGEVDKLRWAEAKQERIKEAERKQQQSIERKERLEIEIAAIEENINLLQTNSDMKIELEAVIKEIEALGYDRNYHNQVTTSLRESQSIQLQYQELQQAQQTQPQLLDRIKILETNERQNTEDRQRSTIEIDRISLEIAKIPDNDVRIMAIEHQLAERRQQLDNNLSIIGSLEQQLTQLHQIKEQLRSQQQQLEAYKQQQKIYDELTKAFGKNGIQALVIENILPQLEAESNQILSKLSNNQFHVQFITQKATKGSRTKKASVKSAKYIDTLDIVIGDANGTRSYETYSGGEAFRINFSIRLALAKLLSQRAGTPLQMLIVDEGFGTQDREGCDRLIAAINAISADFACILTVTHMPQFREAFQTRIEVQKTSKGSQIQVIT; encoded by the coding sequence GTGATACCTCTGCAACTATCTCTCAAAAACTTTCTCAGCTATAGCGAAGCCAGTTTAGATTTTACAGGGCTGCACACCGCTTGTATTTGCGGTGCTAATGGTGCAGGGAAGTCTTCGCTCTTAGAAGGAATTACCTGGGCGATTTGGGGTGAGTGTCGGGCGGTGAGTGAGGATGACGCGATTAGTAATGGTGCGATGGATGTGCGGGTGGATTTCACCTTTATGATGCACGGTGAGACTTGTCGGATCATCCGCTCTCGCCAGCGCGATAGTACTGGGGGGTTGGAATTTCAGATTCAGACGAGTGGCGGACAATTTCGGACGTTAACTCAAAAGGGAATTCGATCGACACAAGCTTTAATCGATGACTATCTCAAAATCGATTACGATACGTTTATTAATTCGGCTTATTTAAGACAGGGTAAAGCTGATGAGTTCATGCTCAAAAAGCCGACAGATCGCAAGCAGATCTTAGCAGATTTATTGAAGCTCGATCGCTACGAGCAGTTAGCCGATCGCGCTAAAGATACGGCGAAGCAGTTTAAACTTCAGGCAGAGGTGTTGACGGAAAATTTAGCCGAAGCTGAGGTGCAATTAGCCCAAATCGATGGGATTACTCAGCAGCGGGATGAGGTGAAAGTTGAGATCGATCGGTTGCAACAGCTTCAAGTTATTGAGGAACAGGAATTAGAAAGTTTTAAAACGATCGCCAGACAGCGAGAAACTTGGCAACAGCAATTAGGTTGGGAGCAAAAACGCGATCGCGAATTAATTCAAGCAGCTACACAGATCCAAGCCGATCTTCAGTTACTCAATACCGATAAGAATCGTTTGGATAGTCTCTTAATTCGATCGGATGAGATTTCAGGTGCTTATCAAGCTTATCTAAGTTTACAGCAGCAATTAGCGGTCCTCGATCGTCAATTTGACACTTACCAACAAAGCCAAATTAAGCAGCAACAATTACAGCAACAACTAGAGCGACAAACTCAAGAGTTGCAACTGACTCTCGGTAGAAGTCAAGCTGAATTAGCATTAGTCATTCAGCAGCAACAGGAGTTAGCTACCACGCTAGCAACTGCTGGCGATGTTACCAAAGCGATCGCCCAATTGCAATCGTTTCGTCAGCGCGTGACAGAATTAGATCGCTTACAAGCAGAAGTCTTACCGCTCCAACAAGAACGAGTAATATTGATAGGTAAAATCGATCGAGAGGCAGCTAAAATTCAGGCAAAACTCAATGAGTTAATCCTCAGAGAGCAGCAGATAAAAGTTAAAACTAACGAACGTCAGCAATTAATCGATCGATTGACTTTACTCGATACCCAGATTACCGAATTAGACAATAAAAAGGTATATCAAAAACGAATCGAAGAAAAAGGTCTAGTCAAAAAAGAAAATATCCAACGATTGGATGCCGATGTGCGTAATTATCAGAAACAATTAGTAGAACTCGATCGCAAGTTAGAACTGCTAGAAGTTCCCGATGCTAGTTGTCCTGTATGCGAGCAACCATTAGACGAAAATCACCGGGAGCATGTCTTAACTAGTGCCAAAAGCGAACGCGAAAATATCGATCGACAGATTTCAGCTAGTCAGGAAGAATATTCTCTATATGTCCGCGAACGTGAAGATCTGATCGCTCAATACAAGCAATTAAATCGCGAACTAGCCGGATCGGAAAATCTACGCGAGCAACGTGGCAAACTCCAAGCCCAGTTAGATTCGATTGCCGAGCTACAAGTCAATCTTGAGGAAATTGCAATCGAGAAATCGCAAATTGAACTCGCGATTGAATCTAGAATTTATGCTCGTGAATTGCAAACCGAACTTGCTGGATTGTTAATTCAATTAGAAGAAACTAACTATAGCGAACAGAGTCATGCTTTGGCTAGAGGTGAAGTTGATAAACTACGCTGGGCGGAAGCCAAGCAAGAGCGAATTAAAGAAGCTGAGCGCAAGCAACAACAGTCGATCGAGCGAAAAGAGCGACTGGAAATTGAGATTGCAGCGATCGAAGAAAATATTAATTTATTGCAAACTAATTCTGATATGAAAATAGAATTAGAAGCAGTAATTAAAGAGATCGAAGCATTGGGATACGATCGTAATTATCATAACCAAGTTACAACTAGCCTGCGCGAATCTCAGTCAATTCAACTACAATATCAAGAACTCCAGCAAGCCCAGCAAACGCAACCCCAACTGCTAGATCGGATTAAAATTCTAGAGACTAACGAACGTCAGAATACAGAAGATCGCCAAAGATCGACAATAGAGATCGATCGCATTAGTCTAGAAATTGCTAAAATTCCAGATAACGATGTGCGCATTATGGCGATCGAACACCAACTTGCCGAACGTCGCCAACAACTAGATAATAATCTCTCAATTATCGGCAGTCTCGAACAACAACTGACCCAACTCCATCAAATCAAAGAACAACTGCGATCGCAACAACAGCAATTAGAAGCCTACAAGCAGCAACAAAAAATCTACGACGAACTTACCAAAGCATTTGGCAAAAATGGCATTCAAGCCTTAGTAATCGAGAATATTTTGCCGCAACTAGAAGCCGAAAGTAATCAAATTCTCTCCAAACTGAGTAACAATCAATTTCACGTCCAATTTATTACCCAAAAAGCCACTAAAGGCAGCCGTACCAAAAAAGCCAGTGTCAAAAGTGCTAAATATATCGATACCCTCGATATCGTCATCGGCGATGCCAACGGTACCAGATCCTACGAAACTTATTCTGGTGGCGAAGCCTTTCGGATTAACTTCTCCATCCGCCTCGCCTTAGCCAAACTCCTCTCTCAACGAGCCGGAACGCCCCTGCAAATGCTGATCGTCGATGAAGGCTTTGGTACCCAAGATCGCGAAGGCTGCGATCGATTGATTGCGGCGATTAATGCGATTTCTGCTGACTTTGCCTGCATTCTAACAGTTACTCACATGCCCCAATTTCGCGAGGCTTTTCAAACGCGAATTGAGGTACAAAAAACGTCCAAAGGTTCTCAAATTCAAGTCATAACTTGA
- a CDS encoding M14 family metallopeptidase, with translation MAAREHKARLESYEIDAPSPNDKPLSIDVAIFGEHTASKALVISSGLHGVEGLFGSAVQLATIDRYFTTQQLPSDLQLVTIHMLNPFGCAWYRRWNEENIDLNRNFVLANEAYRGCPPAYPSLDSFLNPRTAPSRLEPFLLKSLGLIARYGMSALKNTLPVGQYDYPKGLFFGGNAPAQTQHILAAHLRNWLGAAQQVIHLDLHSGLGKWGTYQLFAEITKDSPRYRWLSARFGGQTTPVENRLLTIDPDDLVYQPRGTFGRWCQHEFADLTYDFILAEFGTYPMLRVLKALRSENRAHWWGQPEDLSFDRAKKELIEVFVPKNDRWRNIVLDRGVDLCYAGIKALQSDRA, from the coding sequence ATGGCAGCCAGAGAGCATAAAGCGCGGCTAGAGTCTTATGAGATCGACGCACCATCGCCGAACGATAAACCATTGTCGATCGATGTTGCGATCTTTGGCGAGCATACAGCTAGCAAAGCCTTGGTTATTTCTAGCGGCTTGCATGGAGTTGAAGGCTTGTTTGGCTCGGCGGTACAATTGGCAACGATCGATCGCTATTTTACAACTCAGCAATTACCATCGGATCTCCAGCTTGTGACCATACACATGCTCAATCCTTTTGGTTGTGCGTGGTATCGCAGGTGGAATGAAGAGAATATCGATCTCAATCGTAATTTTGTGCTAGCTAATGAGGCGTATCGAGGTTGTCCGCCTGCTTATCCATCGCTAGATAGTTTTCTCAATCCGCGCACTGCGCCATCCAGACTCGAACCTTTTTTGCTGAAGTCTCTGGGTTTAATCGCTCGGTATGGCATGTCCGCGCTCAAAAATACGCTCCCTGTCGGACAGTATGACTACCCCAAAGGTTTATTTTTTGGCGGTAATGCACCCGCACAAACTCAACACATCTTAGCTGCTCATCTGCGAAACTGGTTGGGAGCAGCGCAACAGGTAATTCATCTCGATTTACATTCCGGTTTGGGTAAATGGGGAACCTACCAACTATTTGCCGAAATAACTAAAGATTCGCCCCGTTATCGATGGTTGTCCGCTCGATTTGGGGGTCAAACTACTCCTGTAGAAAATCGGTTGTTGACGATCGATCCAGACGATTTAGTCTATCAGCCGCGCGGTACATTCGGTCGCTGGTGTCAGCATGAATTTGCAGATCTGACCTATGATTTTATCCTTGCTGAATTTGGTACTTACCCAATGCTGCGCGTCCTTAAGGCACTCCGCAGCGAAAATCGCGCTCACTGGTGGGGACAGCCGGAAGATCTATCTTTTGACAGAGCAAAAAAAGAATTAATAGAAGTGTTCGTACCCAAAAACGATCGATGGCGAAATATAGTTCTCGATCGAGGTGTTGATTTGTGCTATGCCGGAATTAAAGCTTTACAATCCGATCGAGCATAA
- the cobM gene encoding precorrin-4 C(11)-methyltransferase gives MKLIADRPLTPQVYIIGVGPGDPDLLTVKGQRIIATADTILYADSLIPDRILQHARPDAEIIKTSDLTLEQIVSVILDRVSTPQGDRGRSGLTIARLHSGDLSLYSAISEQIHALKAANITVELIPGISAYQAAAATLQVELTIPEIVQTIILTRPSGRASSVPPAEDLASLAAHQSSLCLYLAARHVETAQSQLLCHYPPETLVAICFRVGWEDERIWVVPLTEMAERTTREGLVRTTMYIISPALAQIDATNSDLTPTRSRLYHPQHQHLFRSSSDLE, from the coding sequence ATAAAATTGATAGCAGATCGACCACTTACACCCCAAGTTTATATCATCGGCGTCGGCCCTGGAGATCCCGATCTATTAACAGTCAAAGGACAGCGCATCATTGCAACTGCCGATACAATTTTATATGCCGATTCGCTCATACCCGATCGCATCTTACAACACGCTCGCCCCGATGCCGAAATTATCAAAACCAGCGATCTTACCCTCGAACAGATTGTATCGGTAATACTCGATCGCGTCAGCACGCCGCAAGGAGATCGAGGGAGATCGGGTCTAACGATCGCCAGATTGCACTCTGGAGATTTATCATTATATAGTGCGATCTCCGAACAAATTCACGCCCTTAAAGCTGCAAATATTACTGTCGAATTAATACCCGGAATTAGTGCTTATCAAGCCGCCGCAGCCACACTCCAAGTCGAACTCACCATTCCCGAAATCGTCCAGACAATTATCCTCACGCGCCCTTCGGGTAGAGCATCTAGCGTACCGCCAGCCGAGGATTTGGCTAGTTTAGCAGCCCACCAATCGAGTCTGTGCCTCTATTTAGCCGCACGACATGTCGAGACAGCACAATCCCAATTACTCTGTCACTACCCTCCAGAAACACTTGTCGCCATCTGTTTTCGCGTCGGCTGGGAGGACGAACGAATCTGGGTAGTACCCCTGACAGAGATGGCGGAACGCACCACCCGCGAAGGGTTAGTCCGCACCACAATGTATATTATTAGCCCCGCACTCGCCCAAATCGATGCCACTAACTCGGATTTAACCCCAACGCGTTCGCGACTATACCATCCCCAACACCAGCATCTATTTAGATCGTCTTCAGATCTAGAATAG